TATGATGGATTCGATGTTTAGTGAAGGTGACGCAGGCACAAATTTCGTGACCAATTCCCTACCTGCTCTTTATTTCACAACTGTGGTAATATGTATATCCAGAATTTACTTAGAATGAAAGCAGAGGTGTATCAAGTTTGTGTCAACATTTCAAAAGTGGTGGCTGCCTTATGGTTTCCGGAGTGCACACTTTACACGTTCATGGAATATTATATATCCACCTTCATGCTTTTTCTTTCACATGAAAATGATTTGGTccgttattattttattgttgaaCATAGACTAGGGTTAATTATTAGTCCTAGAATAGGAGAAGTCAGCAAATATAGTTTCATGTGTATGTCATCAATCATACACTTCACGATTTGCATGTTTCCTTGACTTGGAGATTTTCCACATTCCATGGGGAAGCAAAGCCTTGCTTTTTACACCACAAGCAAAAGGTTACCAAAGATGCTGCCACTGAATATAACAGTCTCTTCATCCATTGAAATAATGGGTGCAATTATAGATATGCTGTTTGGATTTAAAGTTGGTGCTAGATATATTCATCGGGTTGGAAACCTTACCTGGATTCAAAATCTCATTTTTCGTCAACAAATCCTCTTATATTCCTCATCAGTTTTATCTGTTTAATTGTGGTGCCAAACATGGGAAGTAGTTACAGCTAATAAAGTGTAATTCTCTTGCTATTTTGGAAagtgatttattttctttctaacaTGATTACCCCTTTTTTTCTAACCTCTCTTTAGACTGAAAGCTTTGACAAGGTTTGCCATCACAAGAATTACGCTTGACTGCTTACTTATACGAgaatacacacacacacacacacacagatATATTATGGTCCTTCGTTTCATTGTCCATTTAGAAAGGCTTGAGAAAGCAAACAAAGCCTGCTATATATATTCCATCAAGCTCtgaaaacatattttcatttgataatgtcaacagaagaagaagaagagaaaaggcTAAACCAGTGTATAAGGAAGTACCAAATCATGATAAAGCAGGTACATTAATCTCAATATATCGATCTAATGCCTATGGCATTAGGGCACCACCACTTTGATTTAgatagattttattttcttttcctatttgCATGACAAGTGGGATTGggattttgaaatgattataatGAGTACTCTAAAGATCGCATATggtcttcttttttcttttctttttttctcactTCTTTCATTACCATGCAAGAAAATTTGAAGACAGACAGAACTGGTACTATGACAAATGTTACAGtggtttaattgatttaaggtttaaCACCACTGAAATCTTAGTTGAAAAGGCTGAGAACGTTGTCATTTGTAGTCAATGTTACTGAAAATAGTATTTAAGTGGACGGGTTTTGTCTTTCAGTTTGATGAGCTTGTTGAGATGATGGATCATGTTAGAACCAGACCACCAAAGCGACGAAGGgtaattaatttctttgttaattACTAGATATCAACTTTAGACAAACGTAACCGAGtgtttagcttagttggttcATGTAACTGTTCTTAAGAAGTCTTTGCAACCCTTGACATGGAATGAAGATCATAAGTTACCTATACATTGATGAAATTACAGGCAGCAAGTCATCTTTGCTTTGGGTTTTCTGCCTTGATTTTCCTCTCTGATGACTGTGTATTTGAATCTTTTGTAGAGCACTAGAGGGAACAACAGTTCCAATGACCTTGCAGCCTCTGCAAATCAATCTGATGATAGAGAAGTAATTGTGCAGACAATAACAAGGTTTCTCCATGAACTGAAATTGAACCCTGCCACAGATCCCAAGTGTTCGACTAGCACCCGTGGACGAGGATAGCTCCCACTTGGTTAGCCACGGTAGTCGTTTAACTAGTTCAGAGGTCCAACAAGCTATCTCCATGTTACTAATGATTATACAAATCAATTCCCATTATTAaaccaaaactttatttctGCTAAAACATTGCAGTTTGCTCTGATGTATAGAATGCAAAAATAGCTTTAAATTCAGAGTTAATCTCCTAAACCAACACATTTACTGCCTTTCAAATGAGAATCAATCATTGGTGAGGccttgaaaattgaaattaaagatTGTGTCGCCAATCTTTGATCATTGCTTGTATATCAGAGACTTGGTTTTCAGTTGCAGAAAAGAACAgagaaaaagaatgagaaaagaacATTTGTCTCGTGTCTTTCCTTGTTAGTCAATTTCAGCTATTGATTTTTTGACAGTATCTACCATGTTGGACGAGATTCAGCCATTATCAGACAAAAAAGCAAAGAAATCTAAGGACTATCTTGAATATCTGTCACAATAACTTGTGTTTAGTGTGAAAAGAGTGTAAAAGTAGAGATGCCAAAGAAAACTAATTATGCAAACTAATTATGCAAATCGCTTAAGAACATCAAGGAAGTTGACAAGTAACAATCTCATAGTTTAtcaagaaatgaatgaaaaatacaaaaaaagaaaaaaggtataCCCTTTTTCTTAAAGGGATGGGGAGGGTCATTTATGATACACGCAGCCTTCACCATGCATTATTTGCACCAAAAACTGTTTCTGCAACTCGAACATGTAAACCAACCATTGCTACAAGgaaacattttttctttttgatattAACCCACATTCTAAGTGGAGAAAGACAATTATCTATGTTCCAACGGTTTGACTAATTACAAGAAAATTTAGGCCTAAACCATCCAAGAAGCTACAGATTGATCCTTGCCAAACAAAATGGACCATGGACCATGAACCATGAACCATGAACAACTTATTTGCAGCTTTGCAAGCAATGAAATCAGCTCAGTGAAGCTATGATCAGCCCCAGTTCCCACAAGTTTTTATCGGTTTCTCTATTGCAAATGACGACACCTCATTTTCTCATCCTCAAGCTTATTTTTTAACGTTTCAACCCGCTCGAGTAAAGCAGCATTTTCCTGataacattcaaattaatcaataaaatagcAGAAATTCAAAACCTGAAAAGcttgtaaatttaattactcACATAGGTAGCATATATGAAACATCCTTTCAGTCCACTAGTCCATTTCTAGTAACAAATAACATTAGAAACCCCGATAAACATGGTTTGATAAAGGTTTCAAGgacaaataaatgaaacaagtttcaaattcattttatttcatcaatAAAACCTTTGATAAACAGGCTTTCCAATAAAATCATGATCAAGtggcttttttctttttgataatTGGAGTTGGGGGTGGGTTGCTAGGGATCGAGCACAAGCTCTCAAGCCACACAACACAATAATCTTGCTAATAGGCAAAGAGGTTCCTAAGAAGTATACAAAGAATGACAACTGAAACATGAAGGATAAAGATCTTAAGAACAATATATCTCATgtccaagaaagaaaacaacTCTCAGAACAGAAGAAGTCACCTTTTGCAGCAGCGCCAGTTTATTGTTAAAACTAATGGAATCTTCCTTCTTCACAATGGACTCCTTAATCTGTGGAAAAAGGGCATATACTCTATCAGGCATTTTTTAATGTTCCAACATGCATATGAACAAAATAACTTTACCTCTACAAGAACTTTAGCAAGCAGAAACAGAAAAGATTCTTGGTGTACAATTAACTTATCAACTTTTAATTAGTCCCAAGGcatatttttatcaattctTGATTCTTTTTTCATGCAGAACAACAATATCATCACATCATGAACAACATAAACAATGTATGTAGTTCCAAACAAAGAATGTTCCACTAGAGAAGTAAATTTGGGCTCTtccaaattaataaatattcgAGAACGAACaataaatatacttatcatCGTCAACTAACCACAGGTGTAGTAGCAAAAGACTTGAGTTCCTTAGGTCTTTGTTGatattgataatatatatatatatatatatacacacacacacttGTGATCGAATTATAATAAGAAATTGTAGCAAACCTTTTCTAGTTCCTTGGCACACTTCGAAGCCTTGTCTGCCTCTTCATCAAATCTCAGCCTCCACTCTGCAGATTCATCCATTGCCTCCTTGTTTGCAAGATCAAACTGTCTTCTTCtctcccaaaaaaaaaatcattttaataacaaGTTAATCAAGCAGAAAAATTGGAAACCCATAATTCAAAAcaagctaatttttttaaaaaaaaaataagactttttaataaataaataacccaGAAAAAGGAGGGGCAACCTTAGCAACTCAGTATCATGAGAAGAGACGGAGTAGTCAATCATCCAGAGCCTAAAATAAACTGTTATGCCCAAAAACATAGCCACCGCCAATCCCACGAATATTCTCCTCTCTCTTCCTACCATTCTTTTACTGAATAAACTCTGCTTTTCTTGAACTGTTGGGAAGAATTTGACTTTCTCCTTCACTTTGAGAGTCTTTTAAATGGTGGCTCGTAACAACATCGGAGTTTAAGATCGACGACAGATAACGTCTGAACTTTTTTGTtggtaaagaaataaaaaaaattacattaacttaaaatatactGCAAATAATAGCATATTCTTTGATTGTGTAATCGCCTCATTATTCTCTTCTCTATAAACATTTTTTAAGAGTAAATAAATccgttaaattaaaataaaattcgaagATGATAACaaagaataaattgatttttatgggTAAATGCATATATCTGTTACTATGAATGTTCTAACTCTGGTGAATTTAACCATAAAGAGAGTCATTTTGAAATGGTAAAACTGATTCTTATGAGGAGCAAATGCTTTTTATAGATAAGGaataatagttaatttagtctctattcttttatttgtaGCAGATAGATCCTCAGCCTGATGTTGTTCTTAtatgattcatataaaaattcaaaaaaatatgcaCATATTTAACAGTGTtgttcttatttattttgttatactTTGAACTAAAATAGACATATAAATTCGATTTAAGTAACagttaagaaatttaaattttgaataattcagtATTAACTAAATGATGGTTTGAATACCCTAATTGAAGCGATTTATGCTAAAGCAATTAGAGTGTATTACCTTTTAAATAATGGAAATTAAGCCTTAAACATTATTATCTTAAAATGAAACTACAAACTATTctttagcaaaaataaaaatataaaatttgtgaagcaaaataaaaaaaatttctcaccCACGGATTGTGGATATAtctaatacttttttttttaataaactgAAAATCAgtttttaattggttttaaaaaaaaaaaccctcttagtagaggtgtccatgggcctGGTggtccggcccggcccgatggccCGCCTGAAATATAAgaggatttgggtaaaaatataggcc
The window above is part of the Gossypium raimondii isolate GPD5lz chromosome 9, ASM2569854v1, whole genome shotgun sequence genome. Proteins encoded here:
- the LOC105799783 gene encoding uncharacterized protein LOC105799783; amino-acid sequence: MVGRERRIFVGLAVAMFLGITVYFRLWMIDYSVSSHDTELLRRQFDLANKEAMDESAEWRLRFDEEADKASKCAKELEKIKESIVKKEDSISFNNKLALLQKENAALLERVETLKNKLEDEKMRCRHLQ